GCTCGGCAGCCTCGGCTCCCCCCAGCTTCCCAGTGCCTCGGTGGTGTGCTCGAGGCACCAGAGGCTGCTGCAGAAAGAAGCTGGCAAACCTCCGCTTCTTGACTGCTGAGCCGGACGCTGTTCCTCAGCAGACACCACGAGCGCCAGAGCAGTTTAACTGTTTAACTGCCCTGGACTTAGGTCAGAGGGCTAACTAGTCACTGGCCTAGGACCTACCGCAGGACTCCGGTCCAACTCCTCTCAGATCCCTGCTGGACACAGGGTCAGGCGTCCTGACCCGAGGAGGAGAAGCCCATGGCCCGCAAAGGGGATCCTCTCCAGAGCTTGCGTGATTTTAGGTTGCACATCGGCCCGAGGGTCCTGGTTCCTGACAAAGGGCATGCCAAGCTCCAGGCTCAGAATGTGACCTCGTGCAAGGGCTCTTGGGGGGCAGAATCCTCATCGGCAAGGAGGAGGTTAGGCAGGGGTCTCACAGTCAAGGCCTGGAGTGGCCCAGCTAACCCGGAAGTGCAGAAGGAGTGGGGGGCACGCTGAACCGCTCCTACTTAAAGGAGCTGTTGCTTCTTTGCTCAAGCCAGTCACCGCCATAGGAGCTGTGGCCCCAGTGTGGACACGTCCCCTCATTTCCTCAGAGAAGCCGGAAATCTGGGTTTAATGTGAAACCTTTCCATTTTTAATGCTGATAACTAACGAAGTGATTTTAGAAAGTGTATAGGCTGATCAAACACGTTGTATGGGTCAAGGTTAGCCCACAGCCCTCCAGTTCATGACCTTGGGGTAGACGCCCACACAGGTCCCCTCAGTGCCTAACGTCCATGACTTCTGTTGGAGGCAACACGTGACCACCGACTGTCCCTCGGTGTCATCAGAGCTCCCCCTCACTGAGGGCTCCCTTTGTGCCAGACACCTGATGTGTCGCAGGCCGTTTGATCACCCCGGAGCCTAGGAGACAGTAATGATTTTCGACCTCACTCTGTAGACGAGGACACCACTGCACAGACGCCCCTTGCAAAGCTGTGCAGGTACAGCGTGGAGCGGCAGAAAAGCGAACCTGGCGGCGTCTGCATTCTCAGCCACCaggccctcctgccctgcctctccgTGGATCTCGGACTCCCGAGGGACCCTCTGCAGTAAGAAGCCCAAACagcacctgggggggggggcgggttccAGGACTGGTACTCCAGAGGGCATCCCAAGATCTCTGCGCTCTTGCCTCTCCCAGCACCGCTGCTCACGTCACACCTCGGGGCTGCTGGCGGCTCGAGTCTACCACAGCCGAGATCTGGAAGAGAGCGCTTTTGCAGGACTCTTCCAGGCCTTCTCTCAGCCCCTTCACAGGCAGGTGTTTTCTTGCAGCGAGCATGCGGAGGGGACCTCCGCCTCCTCCCAAGGCAGCCCTGCCTGCCACAGCTGCAACAGATGTTCCTGGGCGTGCTGGCCAGCCATCGTTCTGTGGGAGCCGAGAGCCCCAGCAGCCCGGGAATATCTGGGCTAATGCTCAGCCCTGGCAGGGTCCCCTCTCTTGCTGACCCCTCTGGTCCAGGCCACCATGACAGATGCCGGGAACATATGCCGGGAATTAATTCGCTCCATCACAGCCACAAGAGGGCCCGCCGCTTCCTCTGTTGGCTCCCGCCACCCTCGCGTTCTGATTTCTGTCTTGCCAAAAGAAAAACtggccttttccttcctcccttgctCCTAGCCCCCCTCCACTGGACTGCCCCTTCATTATCCTGAGCCCACCGCCAAAAGTGTCTGACTTCCGGAGAACGCCCTCCTTCCCTACCTCTCCAAGAGGACCGAAGGGCCCAGAAGAAGTCCAGAGTCACCCTGCCCAGCTTTTTGTCTCCAGACAGCTTATGTCCCAACTGTGCCGGAGTggagaagtgttttgttttgtttttctttttcccttttctgaagGGACGTTGGTCTCTCTCTTTGAGGAGCCAGAAGGTTACCACCGAACCTTGCCACCCGTCCAGTCTTTCCTTACATCTGATTCAGATCCCGGTTCCTACGGTTGATTTTCTGGATATCACCACGCGGCCGAACTGTGGGAGCACGTGGGTGTTGTTATCTgtcatcttcattctttcctctaaggaaatgttggcaAAATCTTTCCGTAAAGAGCctgattgtaaatattttaggctttgcaggccacatggtctctgtcacaactaagTTCTGCTATCATAGCACAAAGGTGGCCACAGACAGTATGTAAACAAAACAGCAAAGCTCCGCTCCAGTAAAACTTTTATAAGAAATGGGTGGCGGGCTGGATTTGGCCCCCGGGCTGCCGTTTCTGGATCCTGCTCTAAGCAAACCAGCCCCACCTGTGTGCTTCCTGGTGGACACTCCaagttccctctctccctgctttcatCTCCGCTTTGCAATGGATGGTTTGGGGTGCTTCCATCTGGAAAGCCTCTGAGGTTTTCAAAACTAGGGCTTTGAAAACATAGATGAGACCTGTCTGTTTCTCTACTAGTTTGTGAGCCCCTTGGGGTCAGAGCCATGTCTTGTTGGACCGCTGAACTCCTGGCAGGGCTTTATAGAAATTCAAACAACACCCCCTTCTTACCCTGAAGAAGCTtccaggctggggcagaggagggggccaCAGAGAGAAGAGCTCTGCATTCAGAGATCAGCTCAATgacaagaaggaggaagagagaggaatcAGGAGATTGGGCCAAGTATAAACTTCACCGCCACCTTTGAAAATcttaaggaaaggaaacaaacaaacaaacaaaacaaatcaactaCTTAGTTAATCCTGATACCCGAAAGCACTGGCAGACAAAAGTGCTGCCCTGAAAAAGTCTGGCAGTTTCTGCAAAGTTAAACATAAATAATTCTCCAACTATTCTGTCTGCTCTTTAAGCTTTAAGTTTTAcacagtgtttttctttaaagaaagtgagaaaaaaaagttaaatgtaaacGTACCCTATAACCCTGTGATTTCACTCCTTGGAATCTACCCGAGAGAAACGAAAAGGTATGtccacacaaacacacgcacagGCCTGTCCAGAGGGCATTACTCCTAAGAGGACCAAACGAGAAACAACTCAAGCGTGCGCCCACGGGTGCACGGTCAAACACTGAGGTGCGGGTCCGACTGGCGGGGTTCCGTCTGGTGGGGTTCCAAGGAACAAAGATCAAAGGACTGACGCGTGCGAGGGCATGGGTGGACCGTGAAAGCGTGGGAAGTGAAAGCAGCCACACTCAGAAGATGGCATATTACATGAGTCCATTTCTATGCAGTTTCCACAAACAACAAATTTATAGGGTCAGGAAGCAGATCCGTGGTTGCtgagggctgggagtgggggccgGGATTAACTGTAAAGGGACACAAGGGAGTGTTGTCAGGTGATGACGACATTCTGAAACAGGATGGTGGTGACAGTCGCACCACTTGGTAAATTTACTAAAATCACTGAGTTGTGTATTTCCGGCGGTGACTTTTAAGGCATGCATAGTGCGCCTtagtaaagctgctataaaaacaaaaaaacctgctgcCAAACCATTCTTCTATCCGCTAAGAAATAATGCACGAGGGGAAATGAGGGTGACAGTCCCCGGCAGAGTGTAGGTTCGTTGCAGTAACATATCCGGTGGGACCTTCCCAATGGTCACTTTTGGAGCCCATCCAGTTCTAAAGTCTAGCAGAATTCAGCTTTCACTGGGCATCACTATCTTAAGAGTGGTATTTTAATCTCACTAACATCGTCTAATATCATCCGAATCCTACTATCATACTAATATCATCACccttttacagctgagaaaacagaatcagaaaagGAAGGCAGCTCACTCAAGGACCCACAGCTACTaagtgagagagacagactgGAACCCAGGTCTTCCATGATTCTGGAATCTGGGTTCTTTGCCCCGTGCCCCCTATCCCCACCTCCCCGGACACTCCCTTTTCAGCCAGCTATCCAGCTATCCATTCCCCAATGACTCTTTGGGCTGTGGGAGAAACACACAGCACTGCTTGGGCAAAGCTGAGCAAAGGAGGCTAAGCTTCCTTAACTCGCTGTAGTAAATGTTACCTTTCATTCAGGTCATCGGCCCCGGGGAATCCCAGGAGCCCCCCGACCACTATGCAAGAAAGGCCCTGATTGACATAAGCTGCGCATTTGGGTCAAGCAACACCGAGCAGGTACTAGCATCAGTTTCTGTCTGGAGCACATAGTTCCTAAATAAAGCCTGTCTGGGGTGCCCCGGGGTCCAGCAAAGATGAGCCAACAACCAGGGATAGAAATGACCCAAGGCGCAGCCCAGATGAATTTCTCTCTTGAGCTTTTCCTCAGAGCTGTGAGTTTCCAGGGAGCGTTGCGTGCAGGGGCCCACCAATTCCGCCCCTTCTGCCCtgcacagggcctggcagggaGCTGGCAGTGGCCTCCCGACCTCCGGTTCATGGCAGATAGAACTCATTGTGCTCCACTGCCCTCAGGCCTCAGCCTGGGAGGCCCAGGCAGCAGTTTGAGTTTTTTCCAAAGGCTGTCTGGCAAGGTGGAGGCGGCCTGAGAGTACTCATGTCCCTGGAGGGCGTGGGCCCCACGCACCCCGAGACCACAGGTGTAGCAAGACAGAGCAtctcctctccccatgcccctTCCACCCAGGCACACGGACCTCCTCTGCTACTCAGACAAGCCAGGTGCCTGTTCGCCTGCTGGCTTTGCAAGTACTGTCCTCTCTCCCTGGGACACTGTTCTTAGCTACTTGTCTTGCCCCTACTCTTCCCCCTGCACCTTCTctaggtctttgctcaaatgtcaccttctctgtGACCCCACTTAAAAATCGCAACCCCTGACCTAGCATGTCCCTCCCTtgctccagctttgtttttctccaggGCACCCTTACCACCTAACTCGCTGTGTGTTTGACCCAtttgtctgtccctcccccacccgcaCCCTGCCCGATGTGAGTGCTACGAGGGAAGGGCGTTCAGCTTGTCTAGTGTTCTCTCCGCCATGCCTAGAACAGAGCCGGGCACGTACAGAGCAGCAATCCATATCTCACGAGGGAGCAAACTTCCCCACCACCGCCCGGCCTATGAACGGCATCTCTGCAACTATTGCCCAAAGCCAAGGTCACCACGGGAGACTTTGTCAGAGACCAGCTGGGGGGTCTCGAGCCCACTCAGAGGTGCATGAGCCGACCTAGGAGAAGTGGCTGAGGGGCCAGTCAACGTGCCACACGAAGGAGGTGGCCACACTGATACCCATCCCGTGCCTCCCTGACACACCTGCGGAAAACCACAGTGTGGGTACCTGTAGCCGTAGGTCCTTTTGGTCCTACCTCCTAAGCCCTCTTCCAGGGAGGCCCTCTGAAGTCTGGGCTGGGCGGCACCGCTGGATGAAACATAAGGAAGGTAGCTCAGGGGTCGGGTAAGAACCAGGTGGTCATATGTTCTGAGACACTTTGTCCATGCCCAGGAGCTCTCGAGGTGCGGCACTCAAGGCTGTGGAAAAGATGAAGCCCAGACAAGTGAGAGGACACTTGGCCAGCCCCGGCCTGAACCTGACTCTTGGCCAGGCTTAACTTATATGACTTCGAGCTGCTCATCACCTGGTCTGCGGGCTTCATCCTTACCTCCCTGGGGCCAGGACTCTGGAGCCCAGCCATGCTGGGAGGCTTTGTACGCTCTACTCTGTGGTCACTCCATGCAAAGGAGGGATGCGTGGTCTGGGAGGTGGAGGGCGGTGGCAGGCAGCTTCTCCCAGTACACTGCTAATTGCGCCTGCTATACGCTAGGTTACTtcccccagctgaaggcagcagaAGGTTCCTTTTAACACAAATGTTAAAAGCACAGTGGCGTCAGATACCTTGGTCTTgagtcccagctccaccactaAGTAGCTGGATTATCTTGGGCAATCTCTatacctgagcctcagtttccttgtctgtaaaatggggtaaaagCAACTGTGTTTCACTGGGTGGTTGTGAGGAGTTAGTGGGATCACGCATACATGCTGAGCCCAGTGCCTGGCCTGTGGTGAGGGTTCAGTCCACAGGAGACTTTGTTGCTGTCGCTCTCATAAAATAAAGGGAGGAGGGAAGTCAACCCCTAGCTACCTGCTCAGGCTGGCTGCAGCCCTCCCAAGTTTATCAGCGTCCCAAAGCAGCTGAACTGGCCAGTAGTTAAGGTACTAGAAATACCTTTCTCCTTCGGATTTCTCCTTCGGATTTCAGGATGGTGCTCAAGAAAAACCAGAATGGGCGGACACTTCTCAGTGACCATGGGAATTACTTCAAAGTGGGGGCCATCAGAGCTAAGAGTGTGActctagaaaagaaggaaaagggggcCCAGAGCCACTAAATCCCTTAGTTTATAATTAACAGCCACGCAGTCTCTTCGGTGCTTCTGGAGGCCTCCTGGCTCACTGGGGAAGGGCGAGAGTAGTCATACAAAAATAACCCCCCAGTGGGTTTTTGAAGTGTTGAGTCTCTttgttttactgaattttaatgaAGGGCTTTCCAGGCAGGATAAGAGCAGCTCTCAGCTCTCCCCAGGACTGTCCCATGGCCCTGGAGTGGAGCTAGGTCCACAGCTGCCAGCCTGGGTGGGCTGGACCCAAAATGGCATCtaggagaggtgggcagggagagtCCCTGTCCTCAGATGACAGGTCTTGGGGGAGAACgcgagaaaaacaaaaacaaaagatgtatGTCTCTGTTTCGAAAGAAGGTTGGGCTCTGCTCCAGATACTGGCACAGTTTGGAAACAGCGATGCTGCTTGGAGGGGCAACGGAGACAGGCAGCTACGTCTCCGAAAGGTCAGAGGGAGTCCCAGGCTCCCCGGGAGAGAGCTTCTGTGGAGCGCTCGGGGCTGCCAAACTGGGCCCTGCTGACCAGAACCAGCAGCGAACTGGGGCGGAAGGGAAGGGCACGCCTTGGgagccccaggcctgggctgtgagaagaaaggagaaagggggggTGTTGTCAGAAAAGCCCCCCAGACCCCATCGTGAGGAACAAGTCACCTTATCACACCCACTCCTTGCTGTCTCCTCAGCGAAGCCGCCTGCCAGCGTGAAGATGGTGCAGCTTCGCCGACGTAAGCGACACCCCGCCAGGCCCTCCCTGGACCCTGGCAGCTGGCAACCTCCGGGACCCCTGCGCCGAGGTGCTCACAAGGAGATGGATGCTCCGGGCAAATGCTGTGGCCCCTGTGGAGCGAATGGCGTCCAGGAGCAGCACCGTTCGTCTCCCCGAGCCCAGCTTTCCCTCACGCTCTTCAACGGCCGCTGGCGTACCTGTCAGACTCTTTAAAAGCCGCCCTCCTTCACTCTTGATGAATCTTTCCAAGAGGtgctggaaagaaatggaagagatggCCACAGAATAAAGTAACTTATGACAACGGAATGATCCCATGTGGTCTactgaaaataagtatttttattacaaaatattgcATAGAAAAATTCTAAGCTGCTTGCAAGCTTCTCTAGGTTTAGGCTTCTGGCCTTTTCTTTAAGTCCAAAGCAGAAATGACTCTGTGCGGGAAGAGCAGGCTGTGGACCCAGGGCTCAGGGACGCGCGGGCTGTCCCACGGGCTCGTCCTTCTCCGCCTGCAGCAGGTCCCACTCGGTGAGGAGCTCAGAGGATACCTCGGTGTACAGACGGTCCCAGTCCCAGCTGACGTCATCCTGCCAGAAGAGGTattgctgggtcacaggaagGAGACCTTTTCCCTCTGTCACAGCCGAcctcccctgcacccccccaTCTCACCCCCACCGCCCCGTGCGCCACAGGAAGGCCGCGCTCATGCTGGGGAGCCAGCTGGCCGCAGAAAGGACACAGCCCGGAGAAGGAGATCCTGTGGCTACTTACCTCTCGGACTTCATGCTCTGGTGCAAGGACTTTGGTGAGGAGCTTCAGGTCGATCTCTCCATCCTGtgaatgcaaacaaacaaacgtGTACACCAACTTGTGCACCCCAGGGGACCTCCGGACAACCATCTCTTGCTAAGTGGGTCAGGGTGTGCGTGGTAGGGCTTCCCAACCCAGACCTACAGAAATGCCTTAAAGAGTAAACATGTGAGGGGACCGCACAGCCACCGAGGGAGGCGGGACCACCATAACCTCCTGCAGGCTGGGCATTCTTTGCAGGAAGGTCAACACCAAGAGGGCAGGGCATTACAGCGGCAGATCTATTGGGCCTCAGTGTCTACCAATGCCAGTGGGCAGCCGTGGAGGAGGGTGGGAGCCTGGCCCTGAGAGACACTGGGGTAGGCTGGGTCTAGGGACCCCAGATACCCAAGGACGATGGCCCCACCAGGTGGCCTCAGAGCTCTGTGGAGGAGATGCTGCTGGAGCCTGCCCTCTGACTGAAAACAGTTCCACTCACCAAGGTCTGGAAGGCTGAGTACTTCATGAGGTCATTGTCAAGGTCACGGTAGGTCATCACCCGGTTTACCTGGACGCTGTATGAAAGAGAGAAGGTGAGGTGGAACCCCAGGCGGGACCAGATTCAGGAGAGCCGTGGGGCCACCATCCCCAGAGCCTCCTAGGTAGCTGGGAGGGACCAAAGTAGAAGGACTATGCCTAGCAAAACGGGAGCCCATCACCAGAAATTCCCCATCTCCACTCAGGGAGCAGCACCACTGTACATGGGATTTGGAATGTATGAATTCACATGTTCTCTGCCTCCCACTAACTTCATGCTCAGTGTACCTGGGAGGGGCGGCCACCTGCAAAGCAAAATCTTCTTCCTGTACTTCTTCCAGATCTGGAATAACAGGGATGTCtgcaaagagaagagaagcaagagGTCAGCAGGACAGACAGTGAGGGCCCTGGCCTGGCCCACTTCTCGGTGTATAATTTATCGCCTTCAAagagccaggtgtggggctgTGGGCTGGGAGGAGTAGAATGGGCACTTGGACACAGTCTCTGGCCTCCAGGGGTTCCCAGGCTTGGGCTGTGTGGTCCTGAAGCACAAAGTCAAAGACAGACTTCAGAATCCCAGGCCCTACCCCAGCGCCTGCTGGAGGAGAATCTCCTGGGCGGGGCTcaggattttgtattttttcccaagATGTCTTTGGGGATCCTGATGTATTCTCCAGGTCTGGAGCTCTTGGAATGGCTCTCCCAAGGGGAGatgcaaagaaaggagaagagagtccCAGACTGTGCTCAGGGAAGTCTGTGTTGCAGGAGCCGGTGAATGAGCCCGCCCTGGCCAGAGACAGAGGAACGTGCTGTGACATGACGTGGACGTCACTATGAGTGACTGCCTCATGACCAAGGTCCACACGTGCATTAGCTCATCAGAATTTTTGCCATCATCATAGCTGTCAGGGCCCTGAGCCTGACTCTGAAGGACACTTTACACCTAAGGATATGACCGGCTCCCCAGCGGTGTCCCCGGGAGTCTCCACTTGCCAGATCTGGTAGAATCAACAATGCTGATTCTAAAGATGACACTTCTTTTGTGGTGTCACAGAGATCTCTCCCTTCTTCAAACCCTCTATATGAGGCAGACATGCAGACACAGGAGGACACAGGAGGACACAGGAGGACACACAAGGCCACTTCTCTTATCAGACGAACAAAGTCATGTGAACGGAGAAGCCAAGAGATAGCAATGTAATGGTGAAGACTTGCTGGAAATGGCCTGTCTTGTCATGGGGACCATCTAACCCCCTAAAGTAGCACTTCCTTTTCCAAATGAGCATCACTGGCTAGAGGcggggttttgtttgctttaacCAGTTgcgagttaaaaaagaaaaggggcggggggggggggggggggggcggggggggaggccacgtggagagagagaatcctagaaTTCCCAATCCAGCTGCAAACAATAAAGGGGGGAACGCCCCAGAGAGGACAGAATAGTGAAGAAACCGTTCATTTTTGCTTCCATGGAttgaattcaattttatttttaaatacgcAGCATCGTTCCAAGAACATCTGGGAAGACCTCTGCCACTTTCGGGCTATTCGTTCTTTAGGCTTTGCCATGGGTCTAGGCCAGCTAAGGCCGAGTATAGAAATGTCAAGGTCGTTTGGTCGTTGCTTCTGACTAGGGAGTTACAGATACTGAacctggagagagaggaaggaagtgcacgggggagagacagagacacagaaaacaagaccaagagagaaagagagtggttaataaataataaaaataaataaaaatgaatgaataaaaattaataaaaagaggTTTAGAAAAGAAACGGCTGATAGGGGAAATAGAGAACACACGCACGCTACCCCCAAAATAATGAACCACGTTCAGCCAGTCCTCTGTCCAGAGAGCAGCTGTGCAGAACTCAGAGTCTCTGTCTCCGTCCTGCTGGGGAATTAGAGGAGTTCTCCAAGATTCTATCTCTTATGCTAATCGGAATTTAGCTTTCTCATTCACTCTGGCTCTGCGTGATTAATACCGTCCATGGTGAGAGCTGCTGACAGGACCGTCCCTGAGCCCGGGCCGAGGGGGGCTC
This Mustela nigripes isolate SB6536 chromosome 13, MUSNIG.SB6536, whole genome shotgun sequence DNA region includes the following protein-coding sequences:
- the IFT43 gene encoding intraflagellar transport protein 43 homolog, whose product is MEDVLDLGEERRSGLATSGPKMGRRAQQEAAQVENHLSSKNSSSILTGEAPPPKPPRRQGGWADDSVKSSKSGRRASEEIEDHRLRQQSLVGSDDGGDIPVIPDLEEVQEEDFALQVAAPPSVQVNRVMTYRDLDNDLMKYSAFQTLDGEIDLKLLTKVLAPEHEVREDDVSWDWDRLYTEVSSELLTEWDLLQAEKDEPVGQPARP